The Deltaproteobacteria bacterium genomic sequence GCACACCCTTGCAAGTGCGCCAACCATGAAGATACCTTTTCTGCTTCTGGCATGTTTTGCAGTGGATTGCGGGACGATGTTTTCCTTTATGACCTTCCTGTAATCGCCGGGTTTTGCAGTGTATTTTTGGCTGGACGATATATTTCCGCTGTAGAATGCGTATCCGCCGTCTTCCTTAAGCGAGATATATTCCCTTTTTTTGGAATATTGAGGGACATTAAAGGTTTTAAACATCTCAAGGGTTGCATTCAGGTCTTCAAATGATTCCTCAAGCCCTTTCTTTAATTCTTTCAACTCGCCCTTTTTCGGGATATGCGCAACCCCGCCTGGGAAGAATGATATGGGGTGTATGTGCCTTCCTGCAATAACCTCGCATATTTTATTGGCAAGTTTTTTAAGCCTAAGGCCGCGCGCCACTATTTCAGGATGGCTTTTGGCAAGAGGGACTATGCTTCCTGCATTGAAGAAGTCCGGCAATATCAGGAAATAGAGGTGGAGTATATGGCTCTGGATGGTTTCGCCGTGGAACGCAAGTTTTCTTAAAAGCGCCGACTGGTTTGTTATGGCAATGCCCATGGCAGATTCAATCGCCTTTACTGAGGCGAGGGTATGGCTTACAGCGCATATCCCGCAGATTCTGGACATAATGTGCTGCGCCTCGTCATACCTCCTTCCCCTGAGCATTGCCTCATAAAACCGCGGCGATTCTATAATATCAAAACGGAGTTCTTTTATTACGCCCTTTTTTATGTCTATTACAATATTGCCGTGTCCCTCAACCCGTGTAATATGGTTTATGTTTATATTTATGTTTTTATGCATATCGTTATCCTCGCCTTCCGTCACATTTTTATTTTCATAGAATTATACTATCAGATTTGATAACATTATTTACAATAAATATTTGTTAAAAGGAGAACTGTGATGAGAAAATACATTATTCCCATTTTTATGATAGTATTTTTCCCTGCTTTTATCAATGTTCGGGCGCAGCATCTGGAAGAAAAGACAGACGCTGGAAAGGCAAAATTTACAAAACATTTCAATGAAAGCCTTTTCAGGATTACAGAGAAGGAAGAGTTCAGCGTTGAGGTTCTGCTTGATGATAAGGAGTACAAAATAGGCAAGGGTGTGATTGGCATTGTAGTCCACGATAAAAATGACAATGATGTTAAATTTGCCGACATAAAAATCAGCTATCAAGACATGAAGGAATCCCCTGTCGTAATAGAAAAGGGACACGGGGTTTATGTAGTCTCAAACCTTAATATTAAGAGAGAAGGGAAATGGGAGCTCAACATAAAAGTGAAACAGTACAGAAAAGTAGACAAGACAACATTTATATTTCCGGATGTCTTGAACAAACCTCTGCCTGCAGGCGAATATAATTTGGATACAGCCGGCAAAACTAAATAATCAAAGTAAAAACAAATAAATCTGTCCCCATTTCCCACTCATTCCCCACTCTTGCCCCAAAAATAAAAAATGCTTTTTTCGGGTCAACGTATTACTTTCTTCACATTCTCGATCGCCTTATCATAATCAGGATGGTTTGACATTTCAGGCACAATCTCAACATATTTGATTAGATTATTTTTATCAATAATAAATATGGAACGCGCAAGTAGCCTCAA encodes the following:
- a CDS encoding Ni/Fe hydrogenase subunit alpha, which translates into the protein MHKNINININHITRVEGHGNIVIDIKKGVIKELRFDIIESPRFYEAMLRGRRYDEAQHIMSRICGICAVSHTLASVKAIESAMGIAITNQSALLRKLAFHGETIQSHILHLYFLILPDFFNAGSIVPLAKSHPEIVARGLRLKKLANKICEVIAGRHIHPISFFPGGVAHIPKKGELKELKKGLEESFEDLNATLEMFKTFNVPQYSKKREYISLKEDGGYAFYSGNISSSQKYTAKPGDYRKVIKENIVPQSTAKHARSRKGIFMVGALARVCNNFTKLSPAAKKAAKELGLAPDTHNPFMNNIAQLVETFHCAEDAIKIIDKLLSGSLKKEELKKPKKYGRGAAVVEAPRGSLYHEYTISKNGIVEDANCIIPTAQNLAIIEDDLRNFIPTILNRPKEEITRGVESLVRAYDPCISCSTHIMDVRFV
- a CDS encoding redoxin family protein; this translates as MDLPFAISRFCSTAGIDKVQTLSDHRDASFGAAYGVLVKELRLLARSIFIIDKNNLIKYVEIVPEMSNHPDYDKAIENVKKVIR